The Flavobacterium sp. M31R6 nucleotide sequence ATTCTGCCGTGATCTGAAAAAGACCTATGAACTATAAACTCTCGATCTAAAGGTTCCTCCGAAAGAAATGTAATATCGCAAAAACGATTTTCTTCAACTGGATTCAAGCGCCATGGTATTATCGCTTTATAATCCAAAACCCATCCGTTTTTTTCTAAATCTTTTGTCTTTAAATCATTCCAGGATGTAATATAATCCATCCATAAGTACCCTAATTCCCAAGACTGTTCTTCTAATTGATGAAGATTTTCTATATCCACAATTCTCAATCCCCCTACGTTTTCTTGACTTACTGCTCTGGAACCATCTTTCAAAAGGATTCCTTTTATCATTGGTTGTTGAAAATAATGACTGTCTTTATTTATAAAATCATCAATAGAAACTCGAATAGGAGAACAAACATTTGCAAAGCTTTTATCCTTAATATTAGGATTTATTTTCACATAACGAACTAAATCATGATATCTATACCACCTCATATTTTTGTACAATCCAAGCCCTGCTTCATTTGCAGCTGTAGCGGCTAGCGGATAATAGTCCCTAGCTAAAGCATAAAGACTACCTAAGACTCCTTTTCCACGACATTCTTCATTAAGATAAACATTAATTATCCAAGCCATTCCACCACCAAAATTAGCTCCCACATGACCTACTATCTCTCCTTTTTCATTTATGCATATAAAAGAGCGCCCTTCATTTTTGTTACCAAATTGCCAATTCCAAAATTCTTTACTATGTAATGGATGATTATCTCTATAAATAATTTTAAAAAAGGATTGCAATATTCCCCAATCCTTTATTGTCGCCTCTCTTGTTATCATATCTCTTCTTTATAATTTTTACCTCCTGGCATGTCATTACAGTCAAAACGATTCAGCAATAAAGGATTTTCAAAACTCGTATTGGTTCCTCGAGTAGTTGTAAAACCAAATTTGAACCCTGCCTTTTTTGCAATTTCCCCAACAGAATCAGTACATGCTTCTTTAGTTCCAAAAGGATATGCAATTAATTCAATTTTTGAATTTGTACTTTTTTCCAGTATTTTTTTTGAATTTTCTATTTCAACCTTTATAGATTCTAAATCTAATAGCCCTAAAGGATAATGGTTATGTGAATGACTTCCTAGACACCCTCTTTTTGCTAATTCCTTTAAGGATTGCTCATTCATGTAAAGATTTTCTAAAACATACTCTTCTTCAAAATAATGACTGAATAGCTGTTTTATTACCTCCTCTTGCTCCTTAAAAGTCATTTTAAAATTCAAAACATATTTCAAAATTGCACTTTTTTCATCGTCATACTGATAAATATTTTTCGCTCT carries:
- a CDS encoding polysaccharide deacetylase family protein, giving the protein MLIVSNYHYIRPEYNAKYPSIFGVTPAEFRQQLLLLVNKGTFVNSLDLLNNSKQILESKEKFYLITFDDGLKEQFDYALPILDELEIPAIFFVNSSNFFQKKVSTVHKIHLLRSIISPNEFVQYLFNFDSIELSDLELKRAKNIYQYDDEKSAILKYVLNFKMTFKEQEEVIKQLFSHYFEEEYVLENLYMNEQSLKELAKRGCLGSHSHNHYPLGLLDLESIKVEIENSKKILEKSTNSKIELIAYPFGTKEACTDSVGEIAKKAGFKFGFTTTRGTNTSFENPLLLNRFDCNDMPGGKNYKEEI
- a CDS encoding GNAT family N-acetyltransferase, which gives rise to MITREATIKDWGILQSFFKIIYRDNHPLHSKEFWNWQFGNKNEGRSFICINEKGEIVGHVGANFGGGMAWIINVYLNEECRGKGVLGSLYALARDYYPLAATAANEAGLGLYKNMRWYRYHDLVRYVKINPNIKDKSFANVCSPIRVSIDDFINKDSHYFQQPMIKGILLKDGSRAVSQENVGGLRIVDIENLHQLEEQSWELGYLWMDYITSWNDLKTKDLEKNGWVLDYKAIIPWRLNPVEENRFCDITFLSEEPLDREFIVHRSFSDHGRIGSLVI